In Symmachiella dynata, the following are encoded in one genomic region:
- a CDS encoding MoaD/ThiS family protein, with protein sequence MPTAFMPPALRKLTGDNDRITIEAHTVREAIAELEHRYPGIEARLTADGAIKPGLAVAVDGNVSTQGMLQKLKPDSELHFLPAIGGG encoded by the coding sequence ATGCCCACAGCTTTCATGCCTCCCGCGCTTCGCAAGCTCACCGGCGACAATGATCGCATTACGATCGAAGCGCACACGGTCCGTGAGGCGATCGCTGAGTTGGAGCATCGGTATCCGGGCATCGAGGCACGATTGACCGCTGATGGGGCAATCAAACCGGGACTAGCGGTCGCCGTAGATGGCAACGTCTCCACCCAAGGCATGTTGCAGAAACTAAAACCCGACAGCGAACTGCATTTCCTACCGGCGATCGGCGGCGGTTGA
- a CDS encoding (2Fe-2S)-binding protein, translating into MAKKRVVTTTINDRQVEFLCQPRQTLLESLRDVLNMTGTKEGCTNGNCGACTVLMDGRPVDSCLVLAVEAEGANLETIEGVAPSDGLDPIQTAFLENAALQCGICTPGFIMATKALLESNPHPTEDEIRFYLAGNLCRCTGYDKIVRAVLDVAESREEVSA; encoded by the coding sequence ATGGCGAAAAAACGGGTTGTCACCACGACCATCAACGACCGGCAGGTTGAGTTTCTCTGCCAACCACGGCAGACGTTGCTTGAGTCCTTGCGCGACGTGTTGAATATGACCGGCACCAAGGAAGGGTGTACCAACGGCAATTGCGGCGCCTGTACTGTCCTGATGGACGGACGCCCGGTTGACTCCTGCCTGGTGCTCGCTGTCGAGGCGGAAGGCGCCAATCTGGAAACGATCGAAGGGGTTGCTCCCAGTGACGGACTGGATCCGATTCAAACCGCGTTTTTAGAAAACGCTGCCTTGCAATGCGGTATCTGCACGCCGGGCTTTATCATGGCGACCAAAGCACTGCTGGAATCCAATCCGCATCCCACAGAAGATGAAATTCGCTTTTATCTGGCGGGCAATTTGTGCCGCTGCACCGGATACGACAAAATCGTTCGCGCCGTCTTGGACGTTGCGGAATCTCGCGAGGAGGTGAGCGCCTGA
- a CDS encoding xanthine dehydrogenase family protein molybdopterin-binding subunit has translation MATVEKTQDQESSTNGQYKVIGTRPIRHDGVDKVTGRARYGGDTRLTGMLPAAMLRSPHAHAKIISIDTSKAEALPGVRAVATSADLPDATDKIADLGEGSVNLKHLSDNVLAHDRVLYRGHAIAAVAADDIHIAQEAVGLIEVKYELLPPVMNVLDAMKADAPLLHDDIKTNDLGETADQPSNIATHIRFEKGDLEAGFAAADVIVEREFHTATVHQGYIEPHNATALWNADGHITVWMSTQGTFTARQQTAELLDVPVSRVKVVPMEIGGGFGGKISVYLPPVAAILSKKTGRPVQMLMSRTDVFEATGPTPGSTIRVKMGADSKGRITAAEAWLAYEAGAYPGSPVGAGAMCVFACYDVPNGKVDGFDVVVNKPRTNAYRAPGATNAAFATETVVDELCEKLKLDPVEFRINNAAKEGVRRVDGPVFPRVGMIETVEAIRDSEHYQTPLEGKFRGRGMASGFWFNVGLKSTAQATVNSDGTVALIEGSTDIGGSRAGIAMQLAETLGIAAEDVVPTVVDTDSIGYTDVTGGSRVTFATGWAAYLAAKDIQGQLIERAAKIWDCDVAKIDYKDGAVVGPDGKRFTFKEIAAEAQTVGEPVIGRGSADPQEPGGAFGTHVVDVEVDIDTGKVTILRYTAAQDAGTAIHPAYVEGQIQGGVVQGIGWGLNEEYYYDDKGTMRNSTYLDYRMPTSYDLPMIDTIIVEVPNPGHPYGVRGVGEVPIVPPPAALANAIYDAIGIRMHELPMSPPKVLHEILKQQ, from the coding sequence ATGGCTACCGTCGAAAAAACACAAGATCAAGAATCGTCCACAAACGGCCAATACAAAGTCATCGGCACCCGCCCGATTCGTCACGACGGGGTCGACAAAGTCACCGGCCGCGCGCGCTATGGTGGCGATACGCGGCTGACCGGCATGTTACCGGCCGCCATGCTCCGCAGCCCCCATGCGCATGCCAAGATCATCTCGATCGACACTTCAAAAGCCGAAGCCTTACCGGGCGTGCGCGCGGTGGCCACCTCGGCCGACTTGCCCGATGCGACCGATAAAATCGCGGACCTGGGCGAAGGTTCGGTCAATCTCAAACACCTCAGCGATAACGTCCTGGCTCACGATCGAGTGCTCTATCGCGGTCATGCGATTGCCGCCGTCGCTGCCGATGACATTCACATTGCCCAAGAGGCGGTGGGGCTCATCGAAGTCAAATACGAGTTGTTGCCGCCGGTCATGAACGTGCTCGATGCGATGAAGGCGGATGCGCCGTTATTGCACGACGACATCAAAACCAACGACCTTGGCGAAACTGCCGATCAACCCAGCAACATCGCCACACACATCCGTTTTGAAAAAGGGGATCTCGAAGCGGGGTTCGCTGCAGCGGATGTAATTGTCGAACGCGAGTTTCACACCGCCACAGTCCATCAAGGCTATATCGAACCGCACAACGCGACTGCCCTGTGGAATGCCGACGGTCACATTACAGTCTGGATGAGCACACAAGGCACGTTCACCGCCCGTCAGCAAACAGCAGAACTGCTGGATGTGCCGGTCTCCCGCGTGAAAGTGGTGCCGATGGAAATCGGCGGCGGATTTGGTGGAAAAATCTCTGTGTACTTGCCACCCGTCGCTGCGATCCTGTCGAAGAAAACCGGACGTCCCGTGCAAATGCTGATGAGCCGCACCGATGTCTTCGAAGCGACCGGCCCCACCCCCGGCTCGACAATTCGCGTGAAGATGGGAGCCGACAGTAAAGGCCGCATCACAGCCGCCGAAGCTTGGTTGGCGTATGAAGCCGGTGCATACCCCGGTTCGCCGGTCGGCGCCGGTGCGATGTGCGTCTTCGCCTGCTACGACGTTCCGAATGGCAAGGTCGACGGCTTTGACGTTGTGGTCAACAAACCACGAACCAATGCCTACCGTGCGCCCGGCGCGACAAACGCGGCCTTCGCCACGGAAACGGTGGTCGACGAACTCTGTGAAAAACTAAAGCTCGATCCGGTCGAGTTCCGCATCAATAATGCGGCCAAGGAAGGGGTCCGCCGAGTCGATGGCCCCGTCTTCCCACGGGTCGGCATGATCGAAACGGTGGAGGCGATTCGCGATTCTGAGCATTACCAGACTCCGCTGGAAGGCAAATTCCGAGGACGGGGAATGGCCAGCGGCTTTTGGTTCAACGTGGGCCTCAAATCGACCGCCCAAGCCACGGTCAATTCCGACGGGACCGTCGCATTGATCGAAGGTTCCACCGACATTGGTGGCTCACGGGCCGGTATCGCCATGCAATTGGCCGAAACACTCGGCATCGCCGCTGAAGATGTTGTGCCGACAGTAGTCGACACCGATAGCATCGGCTACACCGATGTGACCGGCGGGAGCCGCGTGACATTTGCCACCGGTTGGGCCGCCTATTTGGCAGCCAAGGACATTCAAGGCCAGTTGATCGAACGGGCCGCCAAAATCTGGGACTGCGATGTCGCCAAGATCGACTACAAAGATGGCGCGGTCGTCGGACCCGATGGCAAACGCTTCACGTTCAAAGAAATCGCCGCTGAGGCGCAGACTGTTGGCGAACCGGTGATCGGTCGCGGATCGGCGGATCCACAAGAACCGGGTGGCGCATTCGGCACGCATGTGGTCGACGTCGAAGTCGACATCGACACCGGCAAGGTCACCATCTTGCGATACACCGCCGCACAGGACGCCGGCACGGCGATCCATCCCGCCTATGTCGAAGGACAAATCCAAGGTGGCGTGGTTCAAGGCATCGGCTGGGGACTCAACGAAGAGTATTATTACGACGACAAAGGCACGATGCGGAATTCGACCTATCTCGATTACCGCATGCCCACGTCGTACGACCTACCGATGATCGATACCATCATCGTCGAAGTCCCCAACCCCGGGCACCCTTACGGAGTTCGTGGAGTCGGAGAAGTCCCCATCGTTCCCCCGCCGGCTGCATTGGCCAACGCGATTTACGATGCCATTGGCATTCGAATGCACGAGCTGCCCATGTCCCCGCCAAAAGTGTTGCACGAAATTCTCAAACAGCAATGA
- a CDS encoding FAD binding domain-containing protein, producing MHDFEYEAPTTVADAVAMLAKHNGSARILAGGTDLIDQIRMGRFAPDVVVDIKKVEALHSIDISADGLRLGAVVPCYQIYGNETICRDYSALADATKIIGGAQIQSRASVGGNLCNSGPAADSTPALIALGAQAMIAGPNVIREVPVEKFCTGPGKNVLQPGELLTALVMPARPAHSGSHYLRFIPRNEMDIAVVGAGASVVLDESGKNFVSARIAIGAVAATPLFAEEASNLLAGQPVGDEAIEAAMAATRKIATPIDDMRGTVEFRKHVTGVLTRRALEKAIERARANTGS from the coding sequence ATGCACGACTTTGAATACGAAGCTCCCACGACCGTCGCGGACGCCGTTGCCATGCTGGCAAAGCACAACGGATCTGCTCGAATTCTGGCTGGCGGCACCGATCTGATCGATCAAATCCGCATGGGGCGATTCGCTCCGGATGTGGTCGTAGACATCAAAAAGGTCGAGGCCCTCCACAGCATCGACATCTCAGCAGACGGACTCAGATTAGGCGCCGTCGTCCCCTGCTATCAGATCTACGGCAACGAGACAATTTGCCGCGACTATTCGGCACTGGCCGATGCGACAAAGATTATCGGCGGCGCGCAAATCCAAAGCCGGGCATCGGTCGGCGGAAACCTATGCAACTCCGGACCCGCAGCCGATTCCACACCCGCATTGATCGCACTGGGTGCGCAAGCAATGATTGCCGGACCGAACGTAATACGCGAAGTGCCCGTCGAGAAATTCTGCACAGGGCCGGGGAAAAATGTGCTGCAACCGGGAGAGCTATTGACCGCACTGGTCATGCCCGCGCGACCTGCCCACAGCGGATCGCACTACTTGCGGTTCATTCCCCGCAACGAGATGGACATTGCCGTCGTCGGGGCCGGGGCTTCGGTGGTCTTGGACGAATCCGGCAAAAATTTTGTTTCCGCGCGGATTGCGATCGGCGCGGTCGCTGCCACACCGCTGTTCGCAGAAGAGGCAAGCAACCTATTGGCCGGTCAACCGGTCGGAGACGAAGCGATCGAAGCGGCAATGGCCGCCACGCGAAAAATCGCGACACCGATCGACGACATGCGGGGCACCGTAGAGTTCCGCAAACATGTGACTGGCGTTTTGACGCGCCGGGCTTTGGAAAAAGCGATTGAGCGCGCCCGAGCGAACACGGGAAGTTAA
- a CDS encoding PQQ-binding-like beta-propeller repeat protein, translating into MTRSAPVVRMIRMAFAVLVVSGGFGLWWSNATTAEEGDSVPTENQETDPAAPQPQTAEETPADKPKAADKPASEPKLRNPFKDFLNDVLTPGGKTDDPKKAEKKKQPPQPRKQPQRPIKDPRKHTSTSEPSDPRIPDPRTLRKAMQEARLSIERENWKIAVRQLQYILDLPEDAFTPGNGRSWTSLKDDARQLLGSMPAEELQTYRAAYDGVAAKQLAKAVAAGDFYAVALVGRRYFHTKAGQQAADIVASHYLDRGEFGLANHWFQALLQPQADITSSPAWRAKAALAAKLSSMAAQGAQSPLEMEIQQDDVARLGGEKKNLAAWLNEINEVPRPEPTLSEWPMYMGNARRTGMPDGGEPLLLSRWYEPLTRSHRIETQIQDLVEDLSDENFAMLPSLIPLMVDGKLIYRTLRGVRVTEAATGAPLWETQDRVSAESLLSNDNLNGAWGFSGRRVFANFRGYSSQSFTKNPLANLLFEDANYGIISSDGHRLFVIEDLAILTKQPQQYWGSSQESIDRFGQDWSSNKIVAYDLNTGRPQWEIGGTLHGDTFELPLAGYFFHGAPVADGNELFVIGEKERLIELICLEAETGNVLWKQAVAQPTAKIELDIVRRWYSGQIAVGNGTIVCQTTTGLIAAVERRSHALLWSKDTAQSRRSSRRRMRGRKQEDVAPTKPLNKCWFPTPPIIAGNRVLITAPRSNVLYCFDLITGSDQAGRGWKTPKTSRGMELLYLAGVFNQRVVMVGKRHVKCYALHNGFDEKWDIDLPSSPCGRGVAVAGRYYVPCETGELVGIDLETGSIAESLTRPVGSRGLGNLALYRGAVISLSPFGVESFEQRHTIEQEIAERKKRDPHDAVALLREAEIAELNRDVTTVLDRARTLDPDALSPVDQTRFHALYIRALTGLIQSDYAQHDDAVTELQQLSVTRDERQAYLRLVADRLVERGEIEDAFESYVQLATSIGPNMIQPVADSRMKVREDLWLAGRITDLWAQIPSAALPDFDNRVAALADEVAAGSIEEQKQWLTLFGFHPAALKIQEQLVEHYANNGNFVAAEDLLDQIRDQSSDEIAAQAVRRKAELLLSAGAADAAADTYAELEQQYGATPLPGGKTAAQVAQAFRADENAPHELKRHLSPNWGNGPMTAVRMGHDYSQQDSLLPLDGLDLDTPFFSRHQLHVRSLRQRLEIVRGDSDNYLASIPLRGDSRRENNSLTAHSRGHHILLVNQGMLHSISPLEKKVRWAHPVEVAPQHSTYQSESGMNLRMKTSFDTALRQRGGRQPQSTNLFDDRHFVWRSGRELTVIDTLTGEICWTMENVPSNAQFFGGDGLLYQQEGKNRKNLIATRMLDGKRIDLPHLADFTNGVSSSRAKRFVGRYGLFTKKSDKNVQISLRDPLDGAEVWSREFPAKSLSVLSNEHQLFIVTPEGKFSRLNLKTGELRLLGEVDLDVLKSRRTVYCVTDNQNAYLIIDWAPRRSTERFSGNLSTIRINGKIFAFNLDDPSDHWVYKVEEPRLLMLSGLQDAPLLVLARPQSETIGRRPRQMISKVNLVAINKRNGEQVLDATLHMQPNFQKAHVNLPGKYIELQTYNDRVRLMPMRGETATVTPPTSE; encoded by the coding sequence ATGACACGGAGCGCGCCGGTTGTCCGCATGATAAGAATGGCTTTTGCCGTTTTGGTCGTCTCGGGCGGATTTGGTTTGTGGTGGTCAAACGCAACGACAGCCGAAGAAGGGGATTCGGTTCCAACCGAAAACCAGGAAACCGACCCTGCGGCGCCGCAACCGCAAACGGCCGAGGAAACACCGGCCGACAAACCGAAGGCGGCCGACAAGCCAGCCTCGGAACCAAAATTGCGAAACCCGTTTAAGGATTTCCTCAACGATGTGCTGACGCCGGGTGGCAAGACTGACGACCCCAAGAAAGCTGAAAAGAAAAAACAGCCTCCCCAGCCCCGCAAGCAACCACAGCGACCGATCAAGGACCCGCGCAAGCATACGTCAACCAGCGAACCCAGCGATCCGCGGATCCCTGACCCACGCACACTGCGCAAGGCGATGCAAGAGGCTCGGCTGAGCATTGAACGTGAAAATTGGAAAATTGCCGTCCGCCAACTCCAATACATTTTGGATTTGCCGGAGGATGCATTCACACCGGGCAACGGGCGTTCCTGGACTTCGCTGAAAGACGATGCTCGACAGCTACTGGGTAGCATGCCGGCCGAGGAATTGCAGACGTATCGCGCCGCCTATGATGGAGTCGCCGCTAAACAACTGGCCAAGGCCGTTGCCGCCGGAGATTTCTATGCGGTCGCATTGGTCGGCCGTAGATACTTCCACACCAAAGCGGGACAACAGGCAGCCGATATTGTCGCTTCGCACTACCTGGATCGCGGCGAATTTGGGTTGGCCAATCACTGGTTCCAGGCATTGCTCCAACCGCAGGCAGACATCACGTCCTCTCCGGCATGGCGTGCCAAAGCTGCGCTGGCGGCCAAGCTCTCCAGTATGGCCGCTCAGGGAGCACAGTCCCCCTTGGAGATGGAGATCCAACAAGATGATGTGGCAAGATTGGGTGGCGAAAAGAAAAATCTCGCTGCTTGGCTGAACGAAATCAACGAAGTCCCCCGTCCGGAACCGACGCTGTCGGAATGGCCCATGTACATGGGCAATGCCCGTCGGACGGGAATGCCCGATGGTGGCGAGCCGTTGTTGCTATCACGGTGGTACGAACCATTGACTCGCAGTCATCGTATCGAAACTCAAATCCAAGACTTGGTCGAAGATCTGAGTGACGAAAATTTTGCCATGCTGCCGTCGCTGATCCCCTTAATGGTGGATGGCAAACTCATCTATCGCACGCTGCGGGGAGTGCGGGTGACGGAAGCGGCAACGGGTGCTCCCCTGTGGGAAACCCAGGATCGTGTTTCGGCGGAAAGCCTGTTGTCCAATGATAATTTGAATGGAGCTTGGGGCTTTAGCGGACGGCGTGTATTTGCCAACTTTCGCGGATATTCGTCGCAATCGTTCACAAAAAACCCGCTCGCCAATCTGCTGTTCGAAGACGCGAACTATGGCATCATTAGCAGCGATGGCCATCGACTGTTTGTGATCGAAGACTTGGCAATTTTGACCAAGCAGCCGCAGCAGTACTGGGGCTCCTCGCAGGAATCAATCGACCGGTTTGGCCAAGATTGGTCCAGTAACAAAATTGTGGCGTACGACCTGAACACAGGTCGCCCGCAATGGGAAATTGGCGGGACGCTGCATGGCGATACTTTTGAATTGCCATTGGCCGGTTATTTCTTCCATGGCGCGCCAGTCGCCGACGGCAACGAACTGTTTGTCATCGGCGAAAAAGAACGGTTGATCGAGCTGATTTGCCTGGAAGCGGAAACCGGCAACGTTCTCTGGAAACAGGCCGTTGCGCAACCGACCGCCAAAATCGAACTCGACATCGTACGGCGCTGGTACAGTGGGCAGATTGCCGTCGGCAACGGAACGATTGTCTGCCAAACCACGACAGGACTGATCGCAGCGGTGGAACGTCGTTCTCATGCCTTGTTGTGGTCGAAGGATACAGCACAATCGCGCAGGTCGAGCAGGAGACGCATGCGGGGCCGAAAACAGGAGGACGTCGCCCCCACGAAGCCTTTGAATAAATGCTGGTTCCCGACTCCACCGATCATCGCCGGAAATCGAGTACTCATCACGGCCCCTCGAAGTAACGTGTTGTACTGTTTCGACCTGATCACCGGCAGTGATCAAGCGGGCCGGGGTTGGAAGACCCCCAAGACCTCCAGAGGCATGGAACTGCTGTATCTGGCGGGCGTGTTTAATCAACGCGTGGTGATGGTCGGCAAACGACACGTGAAGTGCTACGCCCTGCACAACGGGTTTGATGAAAAATGGGATATCGATCTCCCCTCGTCCCCTTGCGGCCGGGGTGTGGCGGTCGCCGGCCGGTACTACGTGCCGTGCGAAACGGGCGAACTTGTGGGAATCGACCTAGAGACCGGATCAATCGCCGAAAGCCTCACGCGCCCTGTCGGCAGCCGCGGGCTTGGCAATTTGGCCCTGTATCGCGGCGCAGTGATTTCACTGAGCCCCTTCGGTGTCGAATCATTTGAACAACGGCACACCATCGAACAAGAAATCGCGGAACGCAAAAAACGAGACCCGCACGATGCCGTCGCACTGCTGCGGGAGGCGGAAATAGCCGAGTTAAATCGCGATGTGACCACAGTGCTCGATCGAGCCAGAACCTTAGATCCCGACGCATTGTCGCCGGTTGATCAAACCCGGTTCCATGCTCTGTACATTCGCGCATTGACCGGGTTGATCCAGTCGGACTATGCCCAACATGATGACGCTGTCACGGAACTGCAACAGCTCTCCGTCACGCGTGACGAACGCCAGGCCTATTTGCGATTGGTTGCCGACCGCCTCGTCGAGCGGGGTGAGATCGAAGATGCGTTTGAAAGTTATGTCCAGTTAGCGACGTCGATTGGACCGAACATGATTCAACCGGTCGCCGATTCGCGCATGAAAGTCCGCGAGGACCTTTGGCTGGCGGGGCGCATTACCGACCTTTGGGCTCAAATCCCCTCCGCCGCGCTGCCCGATTTCGACAATCGAGTCGCCGCACTGGCCGATGAGGTGGCTGCTGGGTCCATCGAGGAACAAAAACAGTGGTTAACACTGTTTGGCTTTCACCCGGCTGCACTCAAAATACAAGAACAACTTGTAGAGCACTACGCGAACAACGGCAATTTCGTAGCCGCAGAGGATCTTTTGGATCAGATTCGCGACCAGTCTTCCGACGAAATTGCCGCTCAAGCGGTACGGCGCAAAGCCGAGTTGTTGCTCAGCGCCGGCGCCGCCGATGCAGCGGCCGACACGTACGCTGAGCTGGAACAACAGTACGGAGCGACTCCACTTCCCGGCGGCAAAACGGCTGCCCAGGTCGCGCAGGCGTTCCGTGCTGACGAAAACGCTCCCCACGAGCTCAAACGACATCTGTCTCCCAACTGGGGAAATGGACCAATGACCGCGGTGCGGATGGGCCATGATTACTCGCAACAAGACAGCCTATTGCCGTTGGATGGCTTGGACCTCGACACACCGTTTTTCAGCCGACATCAATTGCACGTGCGCAGCTTGCGGCAACGACTGGAAATTGTGCGCGGCGACAGTGACAACTATCTAGCCTCGATTCCATTGCGGGGCGATTCACGACGCGAAAACAATAGCTTAACGGCACACAGTCGCGGGCATCACATCCTGCTGGTGAACCAAGGCATGCTCCATAGCATTTCGCCATTGGAGAAAAAAGTACGCTGGGCTCACCCGGTCGAAGTCGCGCCTCAGCACTCGACATACCAATCCGAATCCGGCATGAACCTACGGATGAAGACCTCGTTCGATACAGCCCTCAGACAACGCGGGGGCCGCCAACCACAGTCGACGAATTTGTTCGACGATCGGCATTTTGTCTGGCGATCGGGCCGAGAATTGACGGTCATCGATACGCTCACCGGCGAGATTTGTTGGACCATGGAAAACGTGCCGTCGAATGCCCAGTTCTTTGGCGGAGATGGATTGCTCTACCAGCAGGAAGGGAAAAACAGAAAGAATCTGATTGCAACCCGTATGCTGGACGGCAAACGGATCGATTTGCCGCACTTAGCAGATTTCACAAATGGAGTCAGTTCCAGCCGAGCGAAACGATTTGTGGGACGGTATGGGTTGTTCACCAAGAAATCCGATAAGAACGTGCAAATCTCCCTCAGAGATCCGCTCGATGGCGCGGAAGTCTGGAGCCGCGAATTCCCAGCCAAGTCGCTGTCGGTCCTTAGCAATGAACATCAACTGTTCATCGTCACCCCCGAAGGCAAGTTTTCGCGGTTAAACCTGAAAACCGGTGAGCTACGCCTCTTAGGCGAAGTGGACTTAGATGTCTTGAAGAGTCGCAGAACCGTCTATTGTGTGACGGACAACCAAAACGCGTATTTGATCATTGACTGGGCTCCGCGGCGATCGACGGAACGCTTTAGCGGCAATCTTTCAACGATCCGCATTAACGGAAAGATTTTCGCTTTCAACCTAGACGATCCGAGCGACCATTGGGTTTACAAAGTCGAAGAACCGCGACTGCTCATGCTGTCGGGATTACAGGACGCTCCGCTGCTCGTGCTAGCACGCCCCCAATCGGAAACAATCGGTCGGCGTCCTCGGCAGATGATCAGTAAGGTCAATTTGGTGGCAATCAACAAACGCAATGGCGAACAAGTCTTGGATGCGACACTTCACATGCAACCCAACTTCCAAAAAGCTCATGTCAACTTACCAGGCAAATACATCGAGCTACAGACCTACAATGATCGGGTGCGGTTGATGCCCATGCGCGGGGAAACCGCAACTGTCACCCCCCCGACGAGCGAATAA